The Myxococcus guangdongensis genome has a window encoding:
- a CDS encoding phage tail protein, with protein sequence MERFPFTPDYGAQQQAQPRILKAQFGDGYAQRAEDGLRAILQRWAIQFNTRRKAEADAIDAFLIAHRGALPFEFAAPTSAWAVTGFRFGTGDGARTQFLLERPLAPGAAELVPATGWGVPLVLFLDGAPLAAGADYVLSSSGLVTFSVPPTAGAALTFSGAGARVLRVVCESWSTTVKGFNAHDVSTEFHEVAG encoded by the coding sequence ATGGAGCGCTTCCCTTTCACGCCAGACTACGGCGCGCAGCAGCAGGCACAGCCCCGCATCCTGAAGGCCCAGTTCGGTGACGGATACGCCCAGCGCGCGGAGGACGGCCTTCGTGCCATCCTCCAGCGCTGGGCGATCCAGTTCAACACTCGGAGGAAGGCGGAGGCCGACGCCATCGATGCGTTCCTCATCGCCCACCGAGGAGCGCTGCCCTTCGAGTTCGCCGCGCCCACGAGCGCATGGGCTGTCACCGGGTTCCGCTTCGGCACGGGGGACGGGGCGCGCACGCAGTTCCTGCTCGAGCGGCCGCTCGCGCCTGGTGCTGCGGAACTCGTGCCGGCGACGGGGTGGGGTGTCCCTCTGGTCCTCTTCCTGGACGGGGCGCCGCTCGCCGCCGGGGCGGACTACGTGCTCTCCTCCTCGGGGCTCGTCACCTTCTCCGTTCCCCCAACGGCAGGCGCGGCGCTCACCTTCTCCGGCGCGGGAGCGCGCGTGCTCCGCGTCGTCTGCGAGTCCTGGTCCACCACCGTGAAGGGCTTCAACGCGCACGACGTCAGCACCGAGTTCCATGAGGTGGCTGGGTAG
- a CDS encoding phage minor tail protein L codes for MSIAEDIQKLAPGALVELFILDASGLPGGGISYFHAGTNGLGGPVVWQGASYQPWPVQARGFEKSGTGRLPRPTLTMANLLGTLGALARDTNDLLGARVIRKRTFARYLDAVNFPGGVNPTASPSEGFPDDEFAVDAKTTENKHLLEFTLAAKCDLEGVRIPLRVITQMCGWQYRGEGCGYAGPPVAKSDDTSTVDPVQDRCGKRLASCKVRFGATAVLPYGGFPGVGLLR; via the coding sequence GTGAGCATCGCCGAGGACATCCAGAAGCTGGCGCCCGGCGCCCTGGTGGAACTCTTCATCCTGGACGCGAGCGGACTCCCAGGGGGCGGCATCAGCTACTTCCACGCGGGCACCAACGGCCTGGGCGGGCCCGTGGTGTGGCAGGGGGCGTCGTACCAGCCCTGGCCCGTGCAGGCCCGTGGCTTCGAGAAGTCGGGCACCGGGCGCCTGCCCCGGCCGACCCTCACCATGGCCAACCTCCTCGGCACTCTGGGGGCCCTGGCGCGCGACACGAACGACCTGCTCGGCGCGCGCGTCATCCGCAAGCGCACCTTCGCGCGCTACCTGGACGCGGTGAACTTCCCCGGCGGCGTCAACCCCACCGCGAGCCCCTCCGAGGGATTCCCCGATGACGAGTTCGCGGTGGACGCGAAGACGACGGAGAACAAGCACCTCCTCGAGTTCACCCTCGCGGCCAAGTGCGACCTCGAGGGTGTGCGAATCCCCCTGCGCGTCATCACCCAGATGTGCGGGTGGCAGTACCGCGGTGAGGGGTGTGGGTACGCAGGTCCGCCAGTGGCGAAGTCCGACGACACGTCGACGGTGGACCCGGTCCAGGACAGATGCGGGAAGCGCCTCGCGAGCTGCAAGGTGCGGTTCGGAGCAACAGCAGTCTTGCCCTACGGAGGCTTCCCGGGTGTTGGATTGCTACGTTGA
- a CDS encoding phage minor tail protein L produces MRGPWADLRLVAPGRGCGYEGPPVAKADDTPTADPAQDRCGKRLASCKTRFGATSVLPYGEPGVGLLR; encoded by the coding sequence GTGCGTGGCCCATGGGCTGACTTGCGGCTGGTAGCACCTGGGCGCGGGTGCGGCTACGAGGGCCCGCCCGTGGCGAAGGCGGACGACACGCCGACGGCAGACCCGGCCCAGGACAGGTGTGGGAAGCGCCTCGCGAGTTGCAAGACCCGATTCGGGGCGACGTCGGTTCTTCCGTACGGGGAGCCTGGAGTCGGCCTGTTGCGTTAA